The following are encoded together in the Phaseolus vulgaris cultivar G19833 chromosome 9, P. vulgaris v2.0, whole genome shotgun sequence genome:
- the LOC137822118 gene encoding uncharacterized protein, translated as MDDESCLVRSARTTVTADSTRRHPFTNTIIGVPLPDKWKGFNRDRYDGSTDTDEHMDAYTTHMSLYTSDDAVLCRVFPKGATLSWFTKLSPNSIDNFATLVTKFETRFATSRSHHLTSIALVGILQEKGESQRTFVDRFNKVAMNIRNLSSDVAMHHMLTTLRPGPFADNLCMQPADSLDELRKRVTKYM; from the coding sequence ATGGACGACGAGTCATGCCTGGTCAGGTCCGCCCGGACAACCGTGACGGCGGACTCGACCCGTCGACATCCTTTTACCAACACCATTATTGGAGTTCCACTGCCTGACaagtggaagggtttcaaccgaGACCGATATGACGGATCGACCGATACCGATGAGCATATGGACGCTTACACCACCCATATGAGTCTCTACACCTCGGACGATGCAGTTTTGTGCCGAGTGTTTCCCAAGGGAGCAACCCTTAGTTGGTTTACCAAGCTCTCACCCAACTCCATTGACAACTTTGCAACCCTCGTGACGAAGTTTGAGACCCGGTTCGCCACCAGCCGGTCGCACCACCTGACTTCCATCGCCCTGGTGGGCATCCTTcaggagaagggagagtccCAGAGAACCTTTGTTGATAGGTTCAACAAGGTGGCAATGAACATCCGGAATCTAAGCTCGGACGTTGCCATGCATCACATGTTGACAACCCTACGTCCAGGGCCCTTTGCTGACAACCTGTGCATGCAGCCGGCCGACAGCCTAGACGAGCTGAGGAAGAGAGTTACTAAGTATATGTAG